TCCACAACTAATGATGAATTAATATTAGGCTTGGTTAGTGTAAATATGATAACAATATCATTTGCTATAGTAATATTAGATTGAAAAGGTATGGATTATATATATCCCGTAATTAATGATTGTTAGATTTTATAATCTCACGCATCAGTTATTATAATTCATGAGTATATGAGTTATCATATATGATATGCTACGGTATAATACGGTTTGGAAGAtgatactatttttatttatttgacaaaTGAATCAATACCAAACCTTATACGCGTTGATCTTAGTTCACCAAAATGATTTTACGAATAAAAACGTATTTTTGTAAGTTCCATCATTATATATACCGCAACAAGCATTTACTTTGTAAGCAACACCAAAAATGAATcttaaatttcacattttagtctttctcttccttattCTTATATGCATGTGTGTGCTGTCCTTGCTTTTCTCACACACCATTTCGATTAAACTCAAAGTTtgagaaatttgttttgatgcattttgttatgtataatgttattaTAACCATTTAATTAAGTAACTATTTTCCTCAGTCGACCTATGATTTCAGTTACAAAACTTCTCCAATAACATAtacaatgaataaaaaatcGACACAATGAGCCCtataaaacaaaccaagaggaaaaagagatattaattCAGCCGTTGGGAACATTCTCAGtctttatatttcttttattaattccTTTTCGTATGAGATTCAAAAGCCCCACACCACCTCAATCCAAAGAAAAGtataacatgtttaattaagttttatttgatttctaGGGATTTCCAACATCTAATCATGTGGTTATATAGTATACACGGAAAGCTACGAATTTTTAAACCTATACTGCAACATTTTTATAGCTTAACCCAAGATGCCTCGTTATGTATTACAGTATATACACATTCCCATCACCTTCCATGATTTTATCTTGATAAGttgaaaaagatatataagttggaattattttaaagtaaCCTTGCTTTGAATCTTAACATTCCCtgcttttttcttataattttaagtttttaactaGAGctagtttatttaatttttatcattattcGATGCTGCATTTCGATACACTACTAGTCTActcctattttttttgggtgtgtttatatatagtcATGTGACATaagaacatataaataaataacgtACGTATTTGATCTGGCATTTTATCTAAATAAGTAATCAACTTAGTAATGgatatcaaaattcaaaatctaaaGTAAAATACATAATGTgtacaaattattaaatattaatacatATAAAAGTTCATAAGCGCACACATTAAATTATGTATACTAGAAACGGTGCAACAGACGAACTGGGGACCAAATTATGGACCAGCTCATAGCCCATTTGCTTTAAATAATCTAAATTCAGAAATGAATAAATGTTGGAAATGGTTCATGATGTATATAGTGGAGGAATATTGATtatctattctttttatttttatttttgcggAGGAATAATATGGGTTATCTAAAACCCAAAGAATTTTCTTTATAGATCTTCTTTATTCTTAATCCTAATTTGCccaccaaacaaaataacagCAATTCAAATCGAATTTACGAAAGaatcttcatctttttattgACAAAACTTTAGTTTCAAAAGCATTATCTTTAAAAGGAACATAAATGACATATTCTAAGATCTACATAGTCCTTATATTCATGACTATATTATTGCCATTATTTTGATTACTAGTGCCTAATTCCGCCATTGACCGGTTGGGATCATCATAAATCCATTTTTGTATAAGTAAGAAATGTCTTTGGGTATTGTGAAATTTCATGTAAGCACTATTTCGATTTGAGtaatttctataattttcGCTTAATTGCGTAGTTACTACTAGCTAGTTAGTGTTCTTACAAACTATgcttaaattataatattcacaatatgatataaaatgataaataaaagagtaataaatatcaaaacgTTTTTATCTAGTGGttgttaaaatgtttttaaaagatttatatcaGAAAACatggatttgaatttttaaattacGAGTAGAGAGTAGAAGATTCAAATATTTGCAAAGTTTTGGTATACAGTTGGAATCGTCTGTCAAAATTAATTACTGATGCATCCTGGAACATAGAATTAAGATTCATAATAAACCATGGATACTGTTATGAGgataaaacatatattgtttgtttaaatcaaaataaatcattGTTTGCAACAGTTATATACACTATTAGTATTAGTTATACTAAAACACTTAGTCTActtgatatatattaagataCGTACATATTTGCTTTATTTATCAACATCAAAGCACAACACGGAATCAGTACAAAACTATTTGAGAATTCACATAAacaactaaaaagaaaaacattctGAGAATTATTCTGGTTATGTGTTtactttaagaaaataaaatttcccaAGAATCGAAAATTTTTCCCACAAAGCAAATGCACGAGTTCTGGTTATTTTAACACTATTATGGGTTTTACGTGCAATCAGTTTACTGACATCTGATTTCTCCTCATTCatctatttaattattatatctCTTTGATTcactttttctatttgtaaaataataatattcgAAAGGTACAGTTTTATGGCAGATGAAATGGACGTAGCGtgtaagaaaatacaaacccGTACCTTCATAATTTAGTAAACAAAAGcataaagttaaaaaaacattataataattgaaaaaattatacatatttttctgaatatatatatagcaatgAGCCAATTTCATCACTCACCTTACttattagaatttgttttttccaaCATGACAAATAATTGGCAAGTGTCTCAATTTCAGAGGGCCAAACAATGCTAAATGTAATGGGCCAATTATTTTATCTGCAGGCCCATTTTGAAAAGCACACAAgactattctttttttttttttttttgtcgaccaCAAGACTATTCTCTACTGCTTAAGTTATATAATAAACcgccgacaaaaaaaagaaaaagttatataataaaCCTGAAAGCAACGATCTCTTAAACGACGCAGTTTAGCTAAGTAGCAAGTATCAAATAAGATAAGAATATGCAGAATCTTAACTTGTGCGATACAAAGAGAACCTTTGAGCCAACAAGCTTTACAGTTCAAATATAGATATCAAATTCTTTGTATTCGATTTAAACATGATTATTAAGACAATCCAACGAAAACTAGTAACCAAGAAGAGACCCTGAGTTCAGCCTTGTGCCACTGTTTCAAGCATCTGCAATCatacaacaaatattttcttgtaagAGATTATGATACAAAAGAAACCCTACACTTTAGAACATACGCAGAGGCGAGGGATCGCAACCGACTAGTTTTTAGACAACAAATGCCTATGCCCTTAAAATTTTTAGTTACTTTGAATAGTTCTGATCTTCTACTCAACCTTATCTCCTATGCGTTATTCTAAATTTTCCTTCAGCTTTGCTTATATAAACCGAAAAAAAATGCATGTAGTAGCCACATTCTCCACTATCTATACGCTACATACCAGAGTTACAAAATCATTTGAATAGAGGATTAAACTTGGGGTGAGAAGCATGTAATTTGATCAAGACCATTGATTCCTTCAGGCATTTTAAAAGCTATATAACCAACTGCACCCAAATGATGCAAAGGAGCTCACCAAAAATACGATCTTGCACAACATTCACTACATTCTCAATCTATCCTCTCTTTCAAGTGTTCTTTTGATCACAATATACAAAAGCTAAGCAAGACAATACTTtgatcaagattcaagacaAATTCACAAACTTAAGCTGGAGCTAACTACGCCAAATCTTAGAGATAACAAATGGAAAGAAACTAAGGATCACTTTGCAATAAAAACATTTCACAACATTCTCAGGTTTAAGCGAgttatacaaaaacaaaagaaatcagtTTTATATGTAAGCATAAAAACTAAGCACTCATACACTAACTAAACGCAAAGATCAATTTAACATAGACGAGAAACTACATCTCTACGTTCCAATCAAAcgaagaaaaattcaaaattagcGACACAAAATGAATCAATCATCAAAGATTTACCtcatcgaagaagaaagatgctCTTCAGTGAGACGGAGCAGTCTGTTCCTGGTGGTGGTGAGATGATTTGGAAGGAGCCAAAGCTTTGTTGTAGATCTGCTCACCGACGAGATAAACGCAGAAGGCGGCGACGCCGATTCCAAGTCCGGGAAGAGCGTGTCTCATTTGATTCGAAAGCATCGGATGCTTCCTCCATTCATCTCTTCGCCGGAAAAATTCGCCGGTTGTTCCCAAAGGCTTCGCCATTTTCTCAGGTATTCGATTAATCTCCTGCGACCGTACTATTCCTCTTAACTTTCTTCTCAAATGACAAATCATGGGCTTCTTTGATGTATATGGgctttaaatttattttttgtcgtcATATGGGCTTTAACTTTAGGTTATCATTTGGgcttcttttgaaaaaaaatcggaaaataataatgtcGTAAACTAGTTTTCTTATGGTTCTctttaatatcaaaatataatgtcGGAAATAAGTAAttaagtttaataatattgCATAGcatcatatataaattatatcaGAAATCTATCATTGTAGagttgttattatttatttcttgttaaacagaaaataaatacaaatggTAAATCATAGTGAAACATCTACTGATCTTTCTAGCTTATGACTCTGGTTTATGGGAAGACAACATAGTGATCTCATCAGAAAAAAATGTCTTCAGGCATAAACATGGTGTTCTTGTCGTTAGCGGCTTGGCTTGGTGGATGATGACCATGTcctg
This sequence is a window from Arabidopsis thaliana chromosome 1 sequence. Protein-coding genes within it:
- a CDS encoding NADH dehydrogenase (ubiquinone)s; amino-acid sequence: MICHLRRKLRGIVRSQEINRIPEKMAKPLGTTGEFFRRRDEWRKHPMLSNQMRHALPGLGIGVAAFCVYLVGEQIYNKALAPSKSSHHHQEQTAPSH
- a CDS encoding NADH dehydrogenase (ubiquinone)s (NADH dehydrogenase (ubiquinone)s; FUNCTIONS IN: NADH dehydrogenase (ubiquinone) activity; INVOLVED IN: photorespiration; LOCATED IN: mitochondrial membrane, respiratory chain complex I; EXPRESSED IN: 23 plant structures; EXPRESSED DURING: 15 growth stages; CONTAINS InterPro DOMAIN/s: NADH:ubiquinone oxidoreductase, B12 subunit (InterPro:IPR012576); BEST Arabidopsis thaliana protein match is: NADH dehydrogenase (ubiquinone)s (TAIR:AT2G02510.1); Has 62 Blast hits to 62 proteins in 20 species: Archae - 0; Bacteria - 0; Metazoa - 0; Fungi - 8; Plants - 53; Viruses - 0; Other Eukaryotes - 1 (source: NCBI BLink).), encoding MAKPLGTTGEFFRRRDEWRKHPMLSNQMRHALPGLGIGVAAFCVYLVGEQIYNKALAPSKSSHHHQEQTAPSH